In Ornithodoros turicata isolate Travis chromosome 1, ASM3712646v1, whole genome shotgun sequence, the DNA window GTGGTGATGGCGTGtatttgtacagcttgggacaaaagtttatggaacatggCACTGTCATATTTCTTCATCAGAGCAGCCCCCTGCTAGATATCAGGAAGATATAAAATAAGAAACGTGCGACCAGCTATTTTATCCATGTCAGTATGTACGTCTGCTCCCGTTTGCTGCTACGGTGCCGCTCCAATGAAGGAATGCGACAATCTGAGgctctgtaaacttttgtcccaatctgCACACCTATGTGGATGCATTCACTTCTGTATGCATAGAATTTGAGACCTATTTGACCACAAAAGTGGCCAGTGCTAAATTATAACCTCTTTGTTAAGTGAGAGTTTGTGTACAAGCACAGTCGTACAAAACTGTACTTGGTTTGCCTGTTAGCAAACCTTATACAGTGCAATCCCATTAATTCGAACTGGAAGGGACCAAAGATTTGTTCGAATAAAGCAGAGGTCAAACTAAAGGGAGTCTCTATGAATGGTGGGCCTGATGCGCTGACTGCGCATATGCGCAGTCAGCTAGCTCCATCGGGACTCGTCATGGCCTGCTTGCCTTGCCGAATACTGAAAATCTAAGATAGTCATTCGTATTctaaaatatttatttacaggCAAGTATCAGAACCTCTCAGGGCAGCTAATACGATATACGTGCTTGCGTTCGCTTCTTCAGCCATGACTCTATCAACATCCTTTGTGATGTTGAACCCAACTAATTCATGAATCCTGTGAATGCAGATATCACCAATCCATTTTGAAAAAATGCTGGCCTTCATCCACACCTTTTGTTGACTGTGTAGTCAACAGAAAGCGTCCTGATCATTGTAAAAAAAGTGGGGCATACTTGCTTTGCCGACCACAAGAAAACAGCATTAGCTGTGCCAGTTGCATTTGTGCACACCATTACGGTGATTCGTTCCTTGCTCCTCTTTCCTCTGGCATAAGTATATTTATAAGTAATGGTCTTATAAGTAACGAGTAAACTTAACACTGAACAAGTGCCAGCAGCACGTTGGCCGCTGGACAATCTCGTTCAACTAAACCGTAGCACACGTTAATATGTTCGAATTACCGGGTGTTTTCCCCCACTAAAATACACCACTTTTACAGGATCCAAACATCAGCTCGAATCAAGAGATTTCGGATTAACGGAATTGCACTTGTAACTGTGCACTCATAATACAACTTTCCTTCGCACTTGCGCTTTTATCCTATGCCTCAAAATTTGGTGTGGTTGTGCAGTACATGACTGTGTAAATAGCATTACTGTACTTTGCTTTCATGTTATCAATCTAGTGAGACACAAGTAGCAGTAGTAGTAATTAGCCCTTAGTTCCCTGCTATTGTATTATTTTGTgtggctttttcttttctggtagTGGCTGGGTGCTGCATATTGAATATCTTCTTGCTTAATCCCAACAACACCATGCAAACAGCAATGAAAAGGATTGTCTTTCTACCGTAGCCATGGGATGCTTTCACGTGCTAGAATGTGGAAATATGTATGACCTTATTTTGTTTACAATGGGTGCGTTAAGTGGCTGCTCCTGAGCACGAGTGTTTGGCCCTCCTACCGTTAAGTGGTTACGCTCGTACTCCGAGTTTCGTACGCGAGCACACTCTTCATGCCCCAGCTTTTGGAGGGCGCATGAAGAAGGGGTATCTAGCCCAGTCACGTGACCTCTTCCCTCCTCTCCACCCACAAAAGCGAAGAAAGAGAACGCCGGTTGTCGGGCGGCAGCAGAGTAGAGAGGGTAGAACAAAGAGAAAGGGAGAGACGGCAGCACAGCAAGTGTCAAAGTGCTGTTTAATAGCTGCTCCAGGAGCATGAAACTTGGAGCGCCCGAGAGAGCAGCTACTTAACGTGCCCAATGGCCAGTCAAAGGACTCTGACGAGAGACGCAATGAACACTGCCTGTCGCACAATGACAGCTGATGTGGCTTTACTGTTTGACATCATGTGTAGAATATGTGCAGTACTATATACTCGTATACACATATATCTGTATGCACAGTTATCTGTAACACACCAGGCAGGTGCTGCATATCTATTGAGACATGATACGTACTGTTCTAGAGACTTGTTGCACAATTTTCTATGAGCATTGCTTCATTGCAATTGTGTATAGGTATTCTTGTTACACATCACGATTGAATGTTACTGTGGGTGGGTGTTGACATTTGGGGGATAATCTATTTTTTGTGTACTTTTTAGTTGTTATACACACGCCAGCTTTTTGTCAATACATTCCATGTTTGTTCATGTACTCAGGGCTTTTCTAGTGGGGCTTTCAGACAAAGACACTGAAATAGCAAAGTTAGCCTTTGTAGTGTGTACTGCTGGTACGATAAAGGCAAGCGCGTGCTGAACTGCAAGAACCATTAGTTTTGGAGGTGTTTCTTCTGACTGGAATGAGCACTGGATCAAAAACTGTGATATTGCTGAGAGGAGGTTACCTGAGAAGCAAAATACCTCTAGATTCAGTACCGGTTACATGTTGAACTAAACTCGTAACACACAGAAACCATTAGTTTCTAGAGTTGTACCCTTAAAACAAATGTGTACATTAGTAGAACCTAAAGCTTTCTGGGCTCTCCAGCTTTGGGAGTGCATGAGCATGTGTGACATGCATGTACTCGCAATGATGTATATTTTGACTGTAGCTTTGTGGTGCAATGAAATTTTGCAGCGTGCAGTGTATTTTTTTGTGAACTGTtggtgagaaaaaaaaattaccaaATCTAAGGCAATGTATGATTTGCAATCCAACCTAAGCAATACCTATGTAGTAGATTTTCACTCACCACAGAAAGCTATAGTGAGGGAGATACAAATGTACTCATCCTTGATTGAGCCTTGCTCATTCTCCACACTGTCTGATATAAAAACTTCACTCTTTCCATAGTTTGTGCCAAACCCCTGTTTCTGAGGAGAGGACAGTCGTATCTGTGGAACTGAAGTGAAGTGCATTATCCTACATGCAGATTCAATCAAGCATGTCATTAAAAGAGAGATGGTACTTGTAAGTTAACGACAAAAATTAAGCGTTCATAATGTGTGCAACTGCTTTAGAGCTGGCTATGATTCCAAATGTGCAAACACTCACTTGACACTGAAAGGTGGCCTAATATTCATCATTAAAGCTACATATTGACTGATGAGTATTTTTGTAAGTAGTTGACTGACTTCAGCGTGTAATACCCATGGCTGTACATGACTAATAAACAGCAAGTATCTCGTATTGTATCTGTTGTGAAAATTCAGTGCACTCCTTCACCAAGATCAGCATTCAAAAATTGAGTTTTTTGTTCATTTTTCCTCTACTTCCTAAAAAAAAAGCAGGCATTCATATTGCTATACTATACAGTGTACGCACTTATCTCTGGATTAAAAAAAACAATGGCTTTCAACAAgcattgtctcccattctgctatctcacgtTTGCCAAaaagcccctaattaaagagttaattaacgaattttaggttATTAGCCATCTAGTATTACAtattttcttcgagaggatgtccacctggtCGTATAACTCAGCTGCAAAAACATGTATGCAGCtctcagttttttttctttagtcTGGTGCAGCTGAAGAAAAAACACCCTGCTTACTGAAGTTGGACGCTGAAATTACGCGAGTAATTTGCAATGTAATAACATGCAGTGACTGCACCATAAGCAACTACACAATTCAGTGCAGACAGGAAATAACTTGACTTAGAAGACTAAATGTGTGAGTAAAAAGTTATGGCCCCGAATTTACCGAAGCTCCAGTGCAAATGGCGCAGAAGACGATTGAAAAGATGTTTTTGGCCTTTTTGACATACAGTATGACAAAGAAAACTTTCAAGCACTCAGAACATCCAGGACAACTGCAACAATGCGTTTTTACCATCTACTTTGGTACAATTCGCAAAACGTCTGCAGCTAAATTATATGTTTGCATTTCCAATTGCTTATGAAGTCACCACAATTTTGGAGGTGCTAATTGGGTGTCTCCTTGTGCAAAATTCTAAAGCTGCAGACACTGTACATCAAACATGGGGAAACATCAAACTTTTTTACTGTGTGAAGGGGGTCACCATGCACATCTAGAGCCCTGTGCTGTTGGGTCAAACCCAGTAAAacctgtttgtgtgtgtttttgtaaAGAAAACCTGAACGTACACTCCAGTGTGTAGCGTAAGAGTGTCACTGTGTGTGATGAACAGTGACTTAACAACGAAAGATACTGTGAAATGCTCTTTTGCATGCACATAAAAAATGCAGCACTGCAAACATACATGAAATATATATCAATATTATTCAATTTCGTACATAAATTGAGTATCCTTTAAGGTCGCCATGAAACTTCAACTTCATCTGTCCTGTACCTAGAAAAAGTTCAACAAAATTTATAGCTGAAATCATCTTTGACATGAGAGTCAGTTACTTAAATAACATACAGAGTACAAAAAATATTAAAATAATTAATGCTCTAAGCTTCAGGTCCAAGAATAGAAGACTCATAGGAGCATGTTATAACTGTTCAATCTGTGTCATAACGAGGGGGCTGTCATACCAGCTTTGGGGATTTGAGGAAACAAATCGAATTTAAATCAAATCTGCTAAATCAAATCAGAAGGagctaaatcaaatccaaatcaagtccagATGTGAATTCACTTGAGTAAATCAAATCACTTTGAATCCGGATGTATTTTCAACATGCCAAGTCAAATCCCTTTTTCAATCCGAATTTTTCAAATCCATCATAAATCCGGAAGACGAatcaacactgctgaacagcTGCAGAATGGTTTCAGAATCGACCGCAGTTTTCGAAGCTCAGATTTTTACACAGAATACTTAATTACTAACACTAATGCCTAACAGCTGCATAACTAAGAAAAAGCGGCGAAACATGGAAGACATACTACATCAGTGAAGCTCCATGAGCATATAGTGCAGCAAAAAGAAATGGGAACTTGACTGCAGGACAAATATTGTGCTGCCGGAAATGCTGTGCTTATTACTTCCTTGCCGCTGGTCTTGGTACCGTATACCTGCCACATGATACATTTCTTGCTGTGCAGTATGTACGAACGAAGGCAAAGAAGTATGTGAAATAAAGAGATGGGAGAGCAGCATAATGATACAGCACTACAAAAATTTGTGGGGAGTTGGAAGAATAAGATGGATCCTagcgcttcttttttttcgcgcATGAAGTATAGGCCGTAAATTGACGTAAGCAGCGtgcaaaacaaacacagtgagtGCAACTGTGTTAGTTATGGGCGTTCAGGTACAAGCAAATGACAAAAAACTGTggatttagtttttttttttttaaacaaagtATGTATAAGTAACTCAACAGAGGTATAAATGGTAGGATGTGACAAACCTTTGTGTGCAAGTTGTCTCCTCAAACGGTGTTATCTGATTGCTACAGAACATTTCCCATCCAGCATGTGCAATCATAGCTCCATTGTCAATGCAGAATCTAGGATGTACAAACAGGTTGTTCTGCTTAGAAACACAGCAAAAGTGCACTTCGATAGGATGTCTATGCAAGCAAGTGAATATGACTGTGCATTCCTTTTCTTTTACTTCTGCTCTGTCAATGTATTGTTCCAGATAAACAGCTCAAGCAGTGTGTTGAATCATGTTAAATTTGTAGTTTGTGGTGACTATGATTCATTACCTTTCGTCTGTTGCAAAAAGTTTGGCATTGCGTTCTTCTGCCATGATTTCCATCATTTCTTGAAGCCTTTTGTTACCTATGACAAAATTATGGCACTTAAATGTCAATGGTGTGATACTATATTATCTATCTGCATGCAAGGAAACTTCCTGCAAGAAGTACTTACACCCAACACCACCGACTATTAAGACTTCTCTAGAATTTGTATGTGCCATGGCTCTTTCTGAACAACAAAGAATGCATCATAGAAATGGACATGAAATTGACCTTAGCAGCAAGTGTTCAGCAATGTCAGTAGAGAAACGTACCTGTTATTTCTACTAGCATTGCAAATACTGTTTCTTGTAATGAAAAACAAAGGTCCTCAGGTGTGCACTGGTGCTCTGAAAGCAGTGCACCTGCTCTTTCCTGATAATCAAAAGAGAGACACATGAGCCTGTAGCAACTTCCTTACCTAGAAGTCTTGTGCACTGCATCACAGTACCCCAGGGCCAGCACTAGGGGGCTTGCGAGAAAGGTTTTAGGGTTTCCAAAGGGTGGCCCATACACACAAATGTAGCCTAGCCCCTTGGTCAGAGCATGCTACAGTATTTGTTCTTCCTGTAGTGTGAAAAGCTCACTGTAATATTTTTAACAGTCACATCATGTTGCTGCAAATTTGAGAATTCTCAAAATTTAAATTTAAGGTACCTATAGCCTATCCTGATAGTACCAGAGCAGTTTCCACCTCTGAATGAATACTACAGCAGGTCTAACAGATGACCTGATCTCAAGCTTGCATTTAATATCTTTGCACTCTAGAGCAGAGCATTTTAGTTGTATTACAGATAGAAATGCTGGATCATTGTTTTGCTGTACATATAGACAGTAGCAAGAACATGCCATATAGTATGCCTGTGCTTCAGATCTGGGGAAACAGTTTTCTTGTGTAAATAATTATAACAGACTAGATTTTTATTGAGTATTTGCCAACACAAAGACACAAGGCAATTGTGAATAGTTCGCATTTCAAGAGCACCAATACCATACCAACATGCACAATATAACTTTTGGTGTTTTTCGCAACAAGAACCTTCCAATCGCATGTCAGGCTTTTTTCAGGTGTCTGAATCATGCTGGTGTCTATGTAGGAGCTTTTGGTTAATATTCACAGCAATGCTTAAATACAATATGTCTTAGTATGATATATGCCACAAACCTCAATGAAGGACAGCAGGCCTGAAAAAGATGCATCCATGCCTTTGACGACATATGGCAGGGATATGAATTTCTTTCCTCTGCATTAGAAATCGTAAAATTACTCAAATTTATCAATATAACCTATGTAGTGAAACGAGAGCTGGGTAGAACATAGAAAGGTAATTTTTTCATAGAATCCTCATTAAATTCTGCTACTTCCAGAGGTCTCAGAAGAATTGGCCATCAAGCTTCTTCCTTGTCCAACGACTGACACATGTTAGATAGATGAGAATGCCTATGCTCCCTTTTAAATTTCTCATAATTGCATAATTACCAGCTGCTTCAGCTTTTACCTCAAGGGGGCATACAGAAATAAAACAAAAGTATTTTTCTGCATCGCATCAAAACTCAAAAGTGCAAAAAAGGCATGCGATATAAGAATTAGCATCTACATTTCTTTCTGAATTCATGGATATTGTGGATAGAAAAACAATGTAAAATTCTATTTCCAACAATTGTTTTTTGCATAAATTCACATGGTTAGTGTAGATTGACGAGACTGATTACATTCACAAAGACAATTTTACTTTACACTCATAAATAGCTTTTTTGTACCAAGTGGAAGTTCTGCTGTGGATGCTAATAATGTGCAACATCAACAATGGGAATACGATCAGCCACATCCACGGACTATTTCATGATTGAAGGCATTTGTATTACACCAAGATGGTGCTTAGCAAGCTCTATAAGAATACAATTTGGGACAGTTTCACCATAGACATAGTTCCAAATTTAATCAGTACAATTAATCATCAAGAGTCATGCAAGGATTGGCCATGGTATCACAGGAAGATAGTTTCTTCTAACAACAGGGCACATCAGAATATATATGAAACTCACTTTTTTGCCATTTGCTCGATGTTGTAACCTGGACTTGGGTCATTTGACAGCTGAATGACATTATACCATTTAAAATATATACATCTTTTCAGACTAATGTTCCTTATCAGTGCCAAACTTGCCTTCAAAACCCTTGCAAACCTGTCCAAACAGTTGCCAACTGCAATGTCTATCGTTTCTCCAAATATCCTATACCTCTTCTCGCTATAGGCGATCACCTAAGAGAAGTGTAAAGACCAGTATGATAATGCAATACATTTATGAACTCTTAAAATTTGACATTGTTGATTGAGAATAACAATGTGCTACTTTCAACATTAAGCAAGCATTAAAAAGGTTAAAAAACACCAGTTTTGAATTGGGCAAAGTTCCACAGAAAATTGTGAATTAAGTGCACATATCCAAATGGTGGTGGAATAGACAAATTCTCAGGAAAACCTCTGACCTGGCATCAAGCCATGTAGTTGATTGCGATAGCTTATAAAGATTAATGCAAGGTAGCAGAGTCTAGCTCAACATATATATAAAACAAACACAACATTTACCCTTAACGCCAAAACAACAGCAGTTGATATGAAAGTCAGAGTGACAATGGTGGGAATCAGTCGACGTTACCATCATGCGGTCACGGCCTTGTCATCAACGTACCATTACTTTGTTCAAATAAACAGGACATGCATTCATCCTctccacatcccccccccccccactttctTGCTCAGCCACACATTCACACAAGCACATACATCACAGTGTCTACCTGAATGACCCAGGTCTTGGTATATCAGCACAGTGCAAGATTAGGGTGGCTAGAATCGCTAcgggaaaaaaaagggaaagctCCACAAGGAAATAAACTTTTAGTGAAAGTGCATGCCTGCATGTGTGGATATGTCTCAGTGGTTTCATGTGTCACTGAAGATGAAGCTATTGTCACCTATCCATAATACTCGTCTTGCAGCTCTTATCAACTGAAAGGAATTACAGCATACTCTGATTACCAACAAGCACTGCAAGATGAGCAGTGCTTTGACAAAACTATTGGATTACGTTTTATCACAATAACACAGCAATTGACATTCAAGTGTAGTCACTACCACGCAGTAATAGATTTCTCACCTGTGTATTCCCTCCACTGACGTAAAGAACTGTAGGATTTTTAGCACCTGTGACAAGGCGTCCCATCTCGATGTCTTTTAGAGGAGTTAAAGGTGGATGTGCCACTGGATTTCTCTAGTGTTTCAGGTAGTGCTCAATGAAACCATGATCAGTAATAAAAAATTATGTGAAAGTTATTAATGGTAGACCAAGGATTTTACCAGCATTCATCCCtcacaataaaaataaattatgaTAAGAACACATTTTGTATTGATATGCATGGCAGTAGCCAGCATACCTcagcaaaactcactcatgctcaatgtgatgaatgagctgagcatgagGAAGCTGAGCAGgagatgagtgagcatgagcaAAACTCGTGcatgagcatgaatgagcaaacGAGGAAATGAGCACGAGCAAAATTCACtcatgagcatgagtgagcaaatgaGATGAGCATGAGCAAAACTCACTCGTGAGTAAAGATGAGTgcggtgcgggtatacccgcgggtaccTGCGCAAGCTTGTTCTTTGCGGGTACACATTTCCATGTCACTGTGCGGAGCCGTGCGGTCGGTGGCGCCGCCTTCGCCGGCATTTCGGATCGGACTGAACGAGAAATTAAACTCTGACTCGGACAGTGACTTTTG includes these proteins:
- the LOC135378107 gene encoding probable tRNA N6-adenosine threonylcarbamoyltransferase; this encodes MTIAIGFEGSANKLGVGIVKDGEVLSNPRVTFITPPGEGFLPRDTANHHRTHVLDVLQKALNEANITHEDIDVVCYTKGPGMGAPLVAVAVVARTVAQLWKKPIIGVNHCIGHIEMGRLVTGAKNPTVLYVSGGNTQVIAYSEKRYRIFGETIDIAVGNCLDRFARVLKLSNDPSPGYNIEQMAKKGKKFISLPYVVKGMDASFSGLLSFIEERAGALLSEHQCTPEDLCFSLQETVFAMLVEITERAMAHTNSREVLIVGGVGCNKRLQEMMEIMAEERNAKLFATDERFCIDNGAMIAHAGWEMFCSNQITPFEETTCTQRYRTDEVEVSWRP